A stretch of the Streptomyces ortus genome encodes the following:
- a CDS encoding DUF6167 family protein produces MFRRTFWFTAGAAAGVWATTKVNRKIKQLTPESLAAQAANKAIEAGHRMKDFALDVRDGMVQREAELGEALGLNADPDPASSRRLTALESGDGPRYGKNPKDSKNPTYVERPTYSYNRNEDH; encoded by the coding sequence ATGTTCCGCCGTACGTTCTGGTTCACCGCGGGCGCAGCCGCCGGTGTGTGGGCCACCACCAAGGTCAACCGCAAGATCAAGCAGCTGACGCCCGAGAGCCTCGCGGCGCAGGCCGCGAACAAGGCGATCGAGGCGGGCCACCGTATGAAGGACTTCGCACTCGACGTCCGGGACGGAATGGTCCAGCGCGAGGCGGAACTCGGCGAGGCGCTCGGCCTGAACGCCGACCCCGACCCGGCCTCCTCGCGCCGCCTCACCGCCCTGGAGAGCGGCGACGGCCCGCGGTACGGCAAGAACCCGAAGGACAGCAAGAACCCGACGTACGTCGAGAGGCCGACGTACTCGTACAACCGGAATGAGGACCACTGA
- a CDS encoding DUF948 domain-containing protein has product MSGGEVAGILVAVFWAILVSFLAVALARLAQTLRATTKLVADVTEQTVPLLADASAAVRSAQTQIERVDAIAADVQEVTSNASALSSTVASTFGGPLVKVAAFGYGVRRAMGGRREDEPAKPTRRTVIVGRTVPSARRGKRKKD; this is encoded by the coding sequence GTGTCCGGTGGTGAGGTGGCCGGGATCCTGGTGGCCGTCTTCTGGGCGATCCTGGTCTCCTTCCTCGCGGTGGCACTCGCGAGGCTGGCCCAGACGCTCAGGGCGACCACCAAACTCGTCGCGGACGTGACCGAACAGACGGTCCCGCTCCTCGCGGACGCCTCGGCGGCCGTGCGCTCCGCACAGACCCAGATCGAGCGGGTGGACGCCATCGCCGCGGACGTCCAGGAGGTCACGTCGAACGCGTCGGCGCTCTCCTCGACGGTCGCCTCGACCTTCGGCGGCCCGCTGGTGAAGGTGGCGGCGTTCGGCTACGGCGTACGCCGGGCCATGGGCGGGCGCCGCGAGGACGAGCCCGCCAAGCCCACACGGCGCACCGTGATCGTGGGCCGTACCGTCCCGTCGGCGCGACGGGGAAAGCGGAAGAAGGACTGA
- a CDS encoding ATP-binding protein, translating to MRSSQGSGPSGAGAGGRRAGNLPLELNAFVGRAAELTRLDAALGAARLVTVTGPGGVGKSRLAAHAAARLRPDDGVWRVELVELREPELVAYAVVEALGLTDHTSRPPRQVLLDHLADRHLLLVLDGFEQLVDACASLVGELLRRSAGLRVLAVGRRPLSVEGERVFPLAPLTEPEAAELFADRAAAGAPGFTLHDGNRADVLEICRRLDGVPLAVELAAGRLRALSPAQLLARLDDRFRLLTGGGRDVLPRHRTLRTAIGWSHELCTPPERLMWARLSVFAGQFDLESVEYVCGGGGLHPDNILDVLHELLAQSVITREETPAGVRYRMLDTVRAYGADWLEATGDGTRLRRRHRDWFMGLATWGELDWFSPRQHEVAARVEAELPNLRRALEHCLSEPDDGHLGQYLAGTLWFYWVGCGRLSEGRHWLERSLDLDTEHESSRLKALWVLGYVAVLQGDTVPAFAALGECRRTAELAGNRTALAYAEHRTGCLALVTDDMPRAQTLLRSALDRYHEIGELNSNVLMAQVELAMALAFQGDLPGAVRLCEEVRRVCVDHGERWSLAYALFVLAYAAWTEGDPVAARRLLTECLDITHTFRDLLGTVLAVELLALVTVAEGDAAEAAVLQGCASRMWPSVGLPLFGSAHYNAPHERCEAMARERLGDERYEECVRAGARLGRQAAVGRALGRSRPEALGPSAAPRGIPAPPDMREPAASPTRKGGETTG from the coding sequence ATGCGGTCTTCACAGGGTTCTGGGCCCTCCGGCGCGGGGGCGGGCGGTCGGCGGGCCGGCAATCTGCCCCTGGAGCTCAACGCGTTCGTGGGCCGCGCGGCCGAACTGACGCGACTGGACGCGGCCCTGGGAGCCGCCCGGCTGGTGACGGTGACGGGGCCCGGCGGCGTCGGCAAGTCGCGGCTGGCGGCGCACGCGGCGGCCCGGCTCCGGCCGGACGACGGGGTGTGGCGGGTGGAGCTGGTCGAGCTGCGCGAGCCGGAACTCGTCGCGTACGCGGTCGTGGAGGCGCTGGGACTGACGGATCACACCTCGCGTCCGCCGCGGCAGGTCCTGCTCGACCATCTCGCGGACCGGCACCTCCTGCTGGTGCTCGACGGGTTCGAGCAGCTGGTCGACGCGTGCGCGTCGCTGGTGGGCGAGCTGCTGCGGCGCTCGGCGGGCCTGCGGGTGCTCGCCGTGGGGCGCAGGCCGCTCTCGGTGGAGGGCGAGCGGGTGTTCCCGCTGGCGCCGCTGACCGAACCGGAGGCGGCCGAGCTGTTCGCGGACCGGGCCGCCGCCGGCGCACCGGGTTTCACGCTGCACGACGGCAACCGCGCGGACGTCCTGGAGATCTGCCGGCGGCTCGACGGGGTCCCGCTCGCCGTGGAGCTGGCCGCGGGACGGCTGCGGGCCCTGTCCCCCGCCCAGCTGCTGGCCCGGCTCGACGACCGTTTCCGGCTGCTCACCGGTGGGGGGCGCGACGTGCTGCCGCGCCATCGGACCCTGCGTACGGCGATCGGCTGGAGCCATGAGCTGTGCACCCCGCCGGAGCGGCTGATGTGGGCGCGGCTGTCGGTGTTCGCCGGTCAGTTCGACCTGGAGTCCGTGGAGTACGTGTGCGGGGGCGGCGGGCTGCACCCCGACAACATCCTCGACGTCCTCCACGAGCTGCTGGCCCAGTCGGTGATCACCCGCGAGGAGACTCCGGCGGGGGTGCGCTACCGGATGCTGGACACGGTCCGGGCGTACGGCGCGGACTGGCTGGAGGCCACCGGCGACGGGACGCGGCTGCGGCGGCGCCACCGCGACTGGTTCATGGGGCTGGCGACCTGGGGCGAGCTGGACTGGTTCTCGCCCCGGCAGCACGAGGTGGCCGCGCGGGTGGAGGCGGAACTGCCGAATCTGCGCCGCGCCCTGGAGCACTGTCTGAGCGAGCCGGACGACGGTCATCTGGGCCAGTACCTGGCGGGGACCCTCTGGTTCTACTGGGTGGGCTGCGGGCGGCTGTCGGAGGGGCGGCACTGGCTGGAGCGCAGCCTGGACCTGGACACCGAGCACGAGAGTTCTCGGCTGAAGGCGCTGTGGGTGCTCGGCTATGTGGCGGTCCTCCAGGGCGACACCGTGCCCGCGTTCGCCGCGCTCGGCGAATGCCGCCGGACGGCGGAACTCGCCGGGAACCGGACCGCGCTGGCCTACGCCGAGCACCGCACCGGCTGTCTGGCCCTGGTCACCGACGACATGCCCCGCGCGCAGACCCTGTTGCGCTCGGCGCTCGACCGCTATCACGAGATCGGCGAGCTCAACAGCAACGTCCTGATGGCGCAGGTGGAGCTGGCGATGGCGCTGGCCTTCCAGGGCGATCTGCCGGGTGCGGTGCGCCTGTGCGAGGAGGTGCGCCGGGTCTGCGTCGACCACGGGGAGCGCTGGTCGCTGGCGTACGCGCTGTTCGTGCTGGCGTACGCGGCCTGGACGGAGGGCGATCCGGTGGCGGCCCGGCGGCTGCTGACGGAGTGCCTGGACATCACCCACACCTTTCGCGACCTGCTCGGCACGGTCCTGGCGGTGGAACTGCTCGCGCTGGTCACCGTGGCGGAGGGCGACGCGGCCGAGGCGGCGGTGCTCCAGGGCTGCGCCTCCCGGATGTGGCCGTCGGTGGGTCTGCCGCTGTTCGGCTCGGCCCACTACAACGCCCCGCACGAGCGGTGCGAGGCGATGGCCCGGGAACGGCTGGGCGACGAACGGTACGAGGAGTGCGTACGGGCCGGGGCGCGGCTGGGCCGGCAGGCGGCGGTGGGCCGGGCGCTGGGGCGCTCCCGCCCGGAGGCGCTGGGTCCGTCGGCCGCGCCGCGGGGCATCCCGGCACCCCCTGACATGCGAGAACCCGCCGCCTCGCCCACCCGCAAGGGTGGGGAGACGACGGGCTGA
- the rpsD gene encoding 30S ribosomal protein S4, translating into MTNQSRPKVKKSRALGIALTPKAVKYFEARPYPPGEHGRGRKQNSDYKVRLLEKQRLRAQYDVSERQLVRAYERAAKTQGKTGEALVIELERRLDALVLRSGIARTIYQARQMVVHGHIEVNGGKVDKPSFRVKPDDVVMVRERSRSKTLFEVARAGGFAPDGETPRYLQVNLGALAFRLDREPNRKEIPVICDEQLVVEYYAR; encoded by the coding sequence ATGACGAACCAGTCCCGCCCCAAGGTCAAGAAGTCGCGTGCCCTCGGCATCGCGCTGACCCCGAAGGCCGTCAAGTACTTCGAGGCCCGCCCCTACCCGCCGGGTGAGCACGGCCGCGGCCGCAAGCAGAACTCGGACTACAAGGTCCGTCTGCTGGAGAAGCAGCGTCTGCGCGCGCAGTACGACGTGTCCGAGCGCCAGCTCGTCCGCGCCTACGAGCGTGCCGCCAAGACGCAGGGCAAGACCGGTGAGGCCCTGGTCATCGAGCTGGAGCGTCGTCTCGACGCCCTGGTGCTGCGTTCGGGCATCGCCCGCACGATCTACCAGGCCCGCCAGATGGTCGTGCACGGCCACATCGAGGTCAACGGCGGCAAGGTCGACAAGCCGTCGTTCCGCGTCAAGCCGGACGACGTCGTGATGGTCCGCGAGCGCAGCCGCAGCAAGACGCTGTTCGAGGTCGCCCGTGCCGGTGGGTTCGCCCCCGACGGTGAGACTCCGCGCTACCTCCAGGTGAACCTCGGCGCCCTGGCGTTCCGCCTGGACCGCGAGCCGAACCGCAAGGAGATCCCGGTGATCTGCGACGAGCAGCTCGTCGTCGAGTACTACGCCCGCTGA
- a CDS encoding replication-associated recombination protein A, producing MEPDLFTAAAEERQEKDPSGSPLAVRMRPRTLDEVEGQQHLLKPGSPLRRLVGEGGGGPAGPSSVILWGPPGTGKTTLAYVVSKATNKRFVELSAITAGVKEVRAVIEGARRATGGYGKETVLFLDEIHRFSKAQQDSLLPAVENRWVTLIAATTENPYFSIISPLLSRSLLLTLEPLTDDDLRGLLRRALADERGLKGALTLPEESEEHLLRIAGGDARRALTALEAAAGAALDKKDTEISLQTLEETVDRAAVKYDRDGDQHYDVASALIKSIRGSDVDAALHYLARMIEAGEDPRFIARRLMISASEDIGLADPNALPVAVAAAQAVAMIGFPEAALTLSHATIALALAPKSNAATTAIGAAMEDVRKGHAGPVPTHLRDGHYKGAAKLGHAQGYVYPHDLPEGIAAQQYAPDELKDREYYTPTRHGAEARYADAVEWTRKHLGRGRS from the coding sequence GTGGAGCCCGACCTCTTTACCGCCGCAGCCGAAGAACGCCAGGAGAAGGACCCCTCCGGCAGTCCCCTCGCCGTCCGGATGCGTCCGCGCACCCTCGACGAGGTCGAGGGCCAGCAGCATCTGCTGAAGCCCGGCTCACCCCTGCGCAGACTCGTCGGCGAGGGCGGCGGCGGCCCCGCCGGACCCTCCTCGGTGATCCTCTGGGGCCCGCCGGGCACCGGCAAGACGACCCTCGCGTACGTGGTCTCCAAGGCGACGAACAAGCGCTTCGTGGAGCTCTCCGCGATCACCGCGGGCGTCAAGGAGGTCCGTGCGGTCATCGAGGGCGCCCGCCGGGCCACCGGGGGGTACGGCAAGGAGACCGTCCTCTTCCTCGACGAGATCCACCGCTTCAGCAAGGCCCAGCAGGACTCCCTGCTCCCGGCCGTGGAGAACCGCTGGGTGACGCTGATCGCCGCGACCACGGAGAACCCGTACTTCTCGATCATCTCCCCGCTGCTGTCCCGCTCGCTCCTCCTCACCCTCGAACCGCTCACGGACGACGACCTGCGCGGACTGCTGCGCCGGGCGCTCGCCGACGAGCGCGGCCTCAAGGGGGCCCTCACCCTCCCCGAGGAGAGCGAGGAACACCTGCTGCGGATCGCCGGCGGCGACGCCCGGCGTGCCCTCACGGCCCTGGAGGCCGCCGCCGGAGCGGCGCTCGACAAGAAGGACACCGAGATCTCCCTCCAGACCCTGGAGGAGACCGTCGACCGGGCCGCGGTGAAGTACGACCGCGACGGCGACCAGCACTACGACGTGGCCAGCGCCCTGATCAAGTCGATCAGGGGCTCGGACGTGGACGCGGCGCTGCACTACCTGGCCCGGATGATCGAGGCCGGCGAGGACCCCCGGTTCATCGCCCGCCGCCTGATGATCTCCGCCAGCGAGGACATCGGCCTGGCCGATCCGAACGCCCTGCCGGTGGCGGTCGCCGCCGCCCAGGCCGTAGCCATGATCGGCTTCCCCGAGGCCGCCCTGACCCTCAGCCACGCCACGATCGCCCTCGCCCTGGCCCCGAAGTCGAACGCGGCGACGACGGCGATCGGCGCCGCCATGGAGGACGTCCGCAAGGGGCACGCGGGTCCCGTGCCGACGCACCTGCGGGACGGGCACTACAAGGGCGCGGCCAAGCTCGGCCACGCGCAGGGGTACGTGTATCCGCACGACCTGCCCGAGGGCATCGCCGCCCAGCAGTACGCGCCCGATGAGCTCAAGGACCGGGAGTACTACACCCCGACCCGGCACGGCGCCGAGGCGCGCTACGCGGACGCGGTGGAGTGGACCAGGAAACACCTCGGTCGAGGGCGGTCCTGA
- a CDS encoding vitamin K epoxide reductase family protein, with product MSKTTVREGVSTDQGAAAVPRAVGGGPFLALLLVITGAAGLLASWVITIDKFKLLEDPGFTPGCSLNPVVSCGNIMKSDQASVFGFPNPMLGLVAYGVVICVGVSLLARATFPRWYWLTLNVGMLFGVGFVTWLQYQSLYNINSLCLWCCLAWVATIVMFWSVAAHNIRHGFLPAPGWLRAFFGEFAWVLPVLHIGIIGMLILTRWWDFWTS from the coding sequence ATGAGCAAGACGACAGTCAGGGAAGGCGTCTCCACCGATCAGGGAGCCGCGGCAGTCCCACGGGCCGTGGGCGGCGGCCCGTTCCTCGCCCTTCTGCTGGTGATCACGGGCGCGGCCGGGCTGCTGGCCTCCTGGGTCATCACCATCGACAAGTTCAAGCTGCTCGAGGACCCGGGCTTCACGCCGGGCTGCAGCCTGAACCCGGTCGTCTCCTGCGGCAACATCATGAAGAGCGACCAGGCCTCCGTCTTCGGGTTCCCCAACCCGATGCTGGGCCTCGTGGCGTACGGCGTCGTGATCTGCGTCGGCGTGAGCCTGCTCGCCCGGGCCACCTTCCCGCGCTGGTACTGGCTGACCCTGAACGTCGGCATGTTGTTCGGCGTCGGCTTCGTGACCTGGCTGCAGTACCAGTCCCTGTACAACATCAACTCGCTGTGCCTGTGGTGCTGCCTCGCCTGGGTCGCGACCATCGTCATGTTCTGGTCGGTGGCCGCGCACAACATCCGCCACGGCTTCCTGCCCGCGCCCGGCTGGCTCAGGGCTTTCTTCGGCGAGTTCGCCTGGGTGCTGCCGGTCCTGCACATCGGGATCATCGGCATGCTGATCCTGACGCGCTGGTGGGACTTCTGGACCAGCTGA
- the hisS gene encoding histidine--tRNA ligase has protein sequence MSTFKAPKGTYDLIPPDSAKYLAVREAIAAPLRNSGYGYIETPGFESVELFARGVGESTDIVTKEMYAFETKGGDRLALRPEGTASVLRAALEANLHKLGNLPVKLWYSGSYYRYERPQKGRYRHFSQVGAEAIGAEDPALDAELIILADQAYRSLGLREFRILLNSLGDKECRPVYRAALQDFLRGLDLDEETLRRAEINPLRVLDDKRDDVQKQLAGAPLLRDYLCDACKAYHEEVRGLITAAGVSYEDDPKLVRGLDYYTRTTFEFVHDGLGSQSAVGGGGRYDGLSEMIGGPALPSVGWALGVDRTVLALEAEGVSLQLPSATSVFAVPLGEEARRVLFGVVTELRRNGVAADFSYGAKGLKGAMKNANRSGARYTVVAGERDLSEGVVQLKDMESGEQVAVGVNEIVAELESRLS, from the coding sequence GTGAGCACCTTCAAGGCCCCCAAGGGCACGTACGACCTGATTCCGCCGGACAGCGCGAAGTACCTCGCGGTGCGCGAGGCGATCGCCGCTCCGCTGCGCAACAGTGGGTACGGCTACATCGAGACGCCCGGCTTCGAGAGCGTCGAGCTGTTCGCGCGCGGGGTCGGTGAGTCCACCGACATCGTGACCAAGGAGATGTACGCCTTCGAGACCAAGGGCGGCGACCGGCTGGCGCTGCGCCCCGAGGGCACGGCCTCCGTGCTGCGGGCCGCCCTGGAGGCCAACCTCCACAAGCTCGGCAACCTCCCCGTCAAGCTCTGGTACTCGGGCTCCTACTACCGGTACGAGCGTCCGCAGAAGGGCCGGTACAGGCACTTCTCCCAGGTCGGCGCGGAAGCCATCGGGGCCGAGGACCCGGCGCTGGACGCCGAGCTGATCATCCTGGCCGACCAGGCGTACCGCTCGCTCGGGCTGCGCGAGTTCCGGATCCTGCTCAACTCGCTGGGCGACAAGGAGTGCCGTCCCGTCTACCGGGCCGCGCTCCAGGACTTCCTGCGGGGGCTCGACCTGGACGAGGAGACCCTGCGCCGGGCCGAGATCAACCCGCTGCGGGTCCTCGACGACAAGCGGGACGACGTCCAGAAGCAGCTGGCCGGGGCGCCGCTCCTGCGGGACTACCTCTGCGACGCGTGCAAGGCGTACCACGAGGAGGTGCGCGGGCTGATCACGGCCGCGGGCGTCTCCTACGAGGACGACCCGAAGCTGGTCCGGGGGCTCGACTACTACACCCGGACGACCTTCGAGTTCGTGCACGACGGTCTGGGTTCGCAGTCCGCGGTGGGCGGGGGCGGGCGCTACGACGGCCTCTCCGAGATGATCGGCGGGCCCGCCCTGCCGTCCGTGGGGTGGGCGCTCGGCGTCGACCGCACCGTCCTCGCGCTTGAGGCCGAGGGTGTCTCGCTCCAGCTCCCCTCCGCCACCAGCGTGTTCGCGGTGCCGCTCGGGGAGGAGGCCCGCCGGGTGCTCTTCGGGGTGGTCACCGAGCTGCGCCGCAACGGCGTCGCCGCGGACTTCTCGTACGGGGCGAAGGGCCTGAAGGGCGCCATGAAGAACGCCAACCGCAGTGGCGCGCGGTACACCGTGGTCGCCGGCGAGCGGGACCTCTCCGAGGGCGTCGTGCAGCTGAAGGACATGGAGTCGGGCGAGCAGGTGGCGGTAGGGGTGAACGAGATCGTGGCGGAACTGGAGTCCCGCCTGAGCTGA
- a CDS encoding MBL fold metallo-hydrolase: protein MLIAGFPAGAWGTNCYLVAPAAGEECVIIDPGHQAVQGVEETLAKHRLKPVAVVLTHGHIDHVASVVPVCGAHDVPAWIHPADRYMMSDPERALGRSIGMPLMGELTIGEPDDVRELTDGAALELAGLDFSVAHAPGHTKGSVTFRMPENTEIPSVFFAGDLLFAGSIGRTDLPGGDMDEMLGSLARVCLPLDDSTVVLSGHGAQTTIGQERATNPYLRQVAAAGQGADPTSAPRRGM from the coding sequence GTGCTCATTGCCGGGTTCCCCGCCGGGGCCTGGGGCACCAACTGTTATCTGGTCGCCCCCGCCGCCGGTGAGGAGTGCGTGATCATCGACCCGGGCCACCAGGCGGTCCAGGGAGTCGAGGAAACGCTCGCCAAGCATCGGCTCAAGCCCGTCGCCGTCGTTCTCACGCACGGCCACATCGACCATGTGGCCTCGGTGGTCCCGGTGTGCGGAGCGCACGACGTACCCGCGTGGATCCACCCCGCGGACCGGTACATGATGAGCGACCCGGAGCGGGCACTCGGCCGCTCGATCGGCATGCCGCTGATGGGCGAGCTCACCATCGGCGAGCCGGACGACGTACGGGAACTGACGGACGGTGCCGCGCTGGAACTCGCCGGCCTGGACTTCTCCGTCGCGCACGCGCCGGGCCATACGAAGGGGTCGGTGACGTTCCGGATGCCCGAGAACACGGAGATCCCGTCCGTGTTCTTCGCCGGGGATCTGCTCTTCGCCGGCTCCATCGGACGTACCGACCTCCCCGGCGGCGACATGGACGAGATGCTCGGCTCGCTGGCACGTGTGTGCCTGCCGCTCGACGACTCGACCGTGGTGCTGTCCGGCCACGGCGCCCAGACGACCATCGGCCAGGAGCGCGCCACCAACCCGTATCTGCGGCAGGTGGCGGCGGCCGGCCAGGGAGCGGACCCGACATCCGCCCCGCGACGAGGAATGTGA
- a CDS encoding peptidylprolyl isomerase: MVTQEQRRRQLAREKFLRQQQRRTSARRKAHARNAVIASVLGVIVVGSVVSYATGVFKKDDDKSNAAAEVTPSASPSKAPDPCDKAAAGKVKSLTYKKEPAITIDKSADYTMKLQTTCGAIDIDMPASKAPHTVNSFNYLVGKGYLDHTKCHRLTTNGIYVLQCGDPKGTGMGGPGYTIPDENLKDKRLKGNVYPAGTVAMANQYNAQTKEGRDSGGSQFFLVYQDSQLPANYTPFGTISASGMKVLKKIAAAGESTGQGDGTPNATVVIDKATVTKS; the protein is encoded by the coding sequence GTGGTCACCCAGGAACAGCGGCGGCGTCAGCTCGCCCGGGAGAAGTTCTTGCGGCAACAGCAGCGGCGTACGTCCGCTCGGCGCAAGGCCCACGCTCGTAACGCGGTGATCGCGTCGGTCCTCGGCGTGATCGTCGTCGGCAGCGTGGTGTCGTACGCGACCGGGGTCTTCAAGAAGGACGACGACAAGTCGAACGCCGCCGCGGAGGTCACCCCGAGCGCCTCCCCCAGCAAGGCTCCGGATCCCTGTGACAAGGCCGCCGCGGGCAAGGTGAAGTCGCTGACGTACAAGAAGGAGCCGGCGATCACCATCGACAAGTCGGCGGACTACACGATGAAGCTGCAGACGACGTGCGGCGCGATAGACATCGACATGCCGGCCTCGAAGGCCCCGCACACCGTGAACTCGTTCAATTACCTGGTGGGCAAGGGCTACCTGGACCACACCAAGTGCCACCGTCTGACGACGAACGGCATCTATGTGCTCCAGTGCGGCGACCCGAAGGGCACCGGCATGGGTGGTCCCGGCTACACCATTCCCGACGAGAACCTCAAGGACAAACGCCTCAAGGGCAATGTGTATCCGGCGGGCACGGTCGCGATGGCCAACCAGTACAACGCGCAGACCAAGGAAGGCCGCGACAGCGGCGGCAGCCAGTTCTTCCTCGTCTACCAGGACAGCCAGTTGCCGGCCAACTACACACCGTTCGGCACGATTTCCGCATCGGGCATGAAGGTGCTGAAGAAAATCGCGGCCGCCGGCGAGAGCACCGGCCAGGGCGACGGCACACCCAACGCGACCGTCGTGATCGACAAGGCGACCGTGACGAAATCCTGA
- a CDS encoding DUF349 domain-containing protein, protein MSSDPWGRVDETGTVYVRTTDGEQVVGSWQAGTPDEALAYFERKYEGLVVEIGLLERRVKTTDLSSKDAQVAIAHIREQVDAHHAVGDLDALKVRLDKLVETVDARREERKAQRAKQSDEARHSKEALVVEAEELAQSDQWRAAGERLRALVDTWKGLPRLDRKSDDELWHRFSHARSAFSKRRKAHFASLDAQREEARKTKEKLVAEAESLSASADWGPTAARYRELMADWKAAGRAQREHEDDLWNRFRGAQDVFFAARSSVFAERDAEQTENLKLKEELAEEAEKLVPVQDLKAARAAFRSINERWEAIGHVPRDARPKVEGRMHAVERALQESEETEWRRTNPEARARAEGLTGQLQAAVDKLQGQIETARAQGNNAKADKLQRELDGRQALLEQALKGLHEFGG, encoded by the coding sequence GTGAGCAGCGACCCGTGGGGCCGTGTCGACGAGACGGGCACCGTGTACGTGCGTACCACCGACGGTGAGCAGGTCGTCGGTTCCTGGCAGGCCGGCACTCCCGATGAGGCACTGGCCTACTTCGAGCGCAAGTACGAGGGACTGGTCGTGGAGATCGGCCTCCTCGAACGACGGGTGAAGACCACCGACCTGTCCTCGAAGGACGCCCAGGTCGCCATCGCCCATATCCGCGAACAGGTGGACGCCCACCACGCGGTCGGGGATCTGGACGCGCTGAAGGTCCGGCTGGACAAGCTCGTCGAGACGGTCGACGCCCGTCGTGAGGAGCGCAAGGCGCAGCGGGCGAAGCAGTCCGACGAGGCCCGGCACTCCAAGGAGGCGCTGGTCGTCGAGGCGGAGGAGCTGGCCCAGTCCGACCAGTGGCGGGCCGCCGGTGAGCGGCTGCGCGCGCTCGTGGACACCTGGAAGGGCCTGCCGAGGCTCGACCGGAAGTCCGACGACGAGCTGTGGCACCGCTTCTCGCACGCGCGCTCGGCGTTCTCCAAGCGGCGCAAGGCGCACTTCGCGTCGCTGGACGCGCAGCGCGAGGAGGCCCGCAAGACCAAGGAGAAGCTGGTCGCGGAGGCCGAGTCGCTCTCGGCCTCGGCCGACTGGGGTCCGACGGCGGCCCGGTACCGCGAGCTGATGGCGGACTGGAAGGCCGCGGGCCGTGCCCAGCGCGAGCACGAGGACGACCTGTGGAACCGCTTCCGCGGCGCCCAGGACGTGTTCTTCGCGGCGCGCAGCTCGGTCTTCGCCGAGCGGGACGCGGAGCAGACGGAGAACCTGAAGCTCAAGGAGGAGCTGGCCGAGGAGGCCGAGAAGCTCGTCCCGGTGCAGGACCTGAAGGCGGCCAGGGCCGCCTTCCGCTCGATCAACGAGCGCTGGGAGGCCATCGGCCATGTGCCGCGGGACGCCCGGCCGAAGGTCGAGGGGCGGATGCACGCGGTGGAGCGGGCGCTCCAGGAGTCCGAGGAGACCGAGTGGCGCCGGACGAACCCTGAGGCACGCGCGCGTGCGGAGGGTCTGACCGGTCAGCTGCAGGCGGCCGTGGACAAGCTCCAGGGGCAGATCGAGACGGCGCGCGCCCAGGGCAACAACGCGAAGGCCGACAAGCTCCAGCGCGAACTGGACGGGCGTCAGGCCCTTCTGGAGCAGGCACTCAAGGGGCTGCACGAGTTCGGCGGGTAG